A DNA window from Aquarana catesbeiana isolate 2022-GZ linkage group LG01, ASM4218655v1, whole genome shotgun sequence contains the following coding sequences:
- the LOC141129014 gene encoding olfactory receptor 5V1-like has protein sequence MNNGSSISEFILIGLSNPPEFRILLFLVILVMYLITIGGNVLILFITKFDSALNTPMYFFLGNLSFLDVICTTSAVPKMLFNLISQKKTISFNGCIIQMFVFTVGMDTEFLLLTLMSLDRYLAICNPLRYKSIMDKKACIFTSLIVWTFGFSSSTFHSLSTLWLSFCGPKEINHFFCEVPQVLALSCTDITLNKQVLIATDLVLGLICIVIIFISYMFIIAAILNIRSMEGKKKAFSTCASHLAVVLLFYGTLIFAYFKPSDESSNMDKEIAVFYTIVIPLLNPILYSLRNKEVKASVEKIILRKILLSTKSKSALSN, from the coding sequence TTAGTCATTCTTGTAATGTACCTAATAACTATAGGTGGCAATGTTCTCATTCTCTTCATTACAAAATTTGATTCTGCACTCAACACACCAATGTATTTTTTCCTTGGCAATCTATCCTTCTTGGATGTAATATGCACCACTTCTGCAGTCCCTAAAATGTTGTTCAATTTAATTTCCCAGAAAAAAACAATATCGTTTAATGGCTGTATAATTCAGATGTTTGTTTTCACTGTTGGCATGGATACTGAGTTTCTGCTGCTAACGCTTATGTCTCTTGATCGCTATCTTGCTATATGCAATCCATTAAGGTATAAGAGTATTATGGACAAAAAGGCTTGCATTTTTACGTCATTAATTGTCTGGACATTTGGATTTTCAAGTTCTACTTTTCATTCATTGAGCACTTTATGGTTGTCCTTTTGTGGTCCAAAAGAAATCAATCATTTTTTCTGTGAAGTTCCACAAGTTCTAGCACTATCCTGCACAGATATAACCCTAAACAAACAAGTACTTATAGCAACAGATCTTGTATTAGGACTCATTTGTATTGTCATTATTTTTATATCGTATATGTTTATAATTGCTGCTATATTAAATATTAGATCaatggaaggaaaaaagaaagcaTTTTCCACCTGTGCTTCTCACCTCGCTGTTGTGCTTTTATTTTATGGAACATTAATTTTTGCTTACTTTAAACCATCAGACGAATCCTCCAATATGGACAAAGAAATTGCTGTATTTTACACAATTGTCATACCATTGTTGAaccctattttgtacagtttaAGAAACAAAGAGGTCAAAGCATCCGTTGAAAAGATCATTTTAAGAAAAATACTGCTGAGCACTAAATCCAAATCTGCATTATCAAACTAG